One part of the Arvicanthis niloticus isolate mArvNil1 chromosome 15, mArvNil1.pat.X, whole genome shotgun sequence genome encodes these proteins:
- the Mrps33 gene encoding small ribosomal subunit protein mS33 has product MASLSEYALRMSRLSARIFGEVARPTDSKSMKVVNLFSEQPLAKKKETYDWYPNHNTYFALMGTLRFLGLYRDEHQDFKDEQRRLKNLRGKGKPRKGEGKRAAKKK; this is encoded by the exons ATGGCTTCGCTTTCAGAGTATGCACTGCGCATGTCTCGTCTGAGTGCCCGGATCTTTGGTGAAGTGGCCAGGCCTACTGATTCAAAGTCCATGAAAGTGGTGAACCTGTTCAGCGAGCAGCCCTTGGCCAAGAAGAAAGAGACTTACGACTGGTATCCAAATCACAACACGTATTTTGCGCTCATGGGCACCCTCCGTTTCCTTGGCCTTTACAG AGATGAGCATCAGGACTTTAAGGATGAGCAAAGACGTCTCAAGAACCTCCGTGGAAAGGGGAAAccgaggaaaggggaagggaaaagagctgcaaaaaagaaatag